The following proteins are co-located in the Tiliqua scincoides isolate rTilSci1 chromosome 8, rTilSci1.hap2, whole genome shotgun sequence genome:
- the ZNHIT3 gene encoding zinc finger HIT domain-containing protein 3: MQAGGGCSCSCSVCGESGRSAARYRCPGCRARYCSLPCYKKHKEQCVSQVDQSLQPVTTEASQRVQREKSLSVEGSPWSVDDILTEDDEDDKVPLEKLQLLKDSEELRGILLNPHLRQLLVTVDQAKDKGALMKKYMQEPLFVEFADCCLRTIESPEKENELPA, encoded by the exons ATGCAGGCGGGCGgcggctgcagctgcagctgcagcgtgTGCGGGGAGAGCGGGCGGAGCGCTGCCCGGTACCGCTGCCCGGGCTGCAGGGCGAGATA TTGTTCCCTGCCCTGCTACAAGAAGCACAAAG AGCAATGCGTGTCCCAGGTGGATCAGAGTCTGCAGCCTGTCACTACAGAAGCTTCCCAGCGTGTCCAAAGGGAGAAATCACTAAGTGTGGAAG GCAGCCCTTGGTCAGTAGATGACATCTTGACAGAAGATGACGAAGACGATAAGGTGCCTCTCGAAAAACTCCAGCTCCTGA AGGACTCAGAAGAGCTCAGGGGCATTCTCCTCAACCCGCACCTCCGACAGCTGCTTGTCACTGTAGACCAAGCCAAAGACAAGGGCGCTCTCATGAAGAAATACATGCAGGAGCCGCTGTTTGTGGAGTTTGCCGACTGTTGCCTCAGGACCATCGAATCCCCTGAGAAGGAGAATGAGCTTCCCGCGTGA